From the Fulvia fulva chromosome 2, complete sequence genome, one window contains:
- a CDS encoding DNA polymerase gamma, mitochondrial has translation MRSRCHRNVVHALERTQQTSLLRLRPQPLKKWSCAQKCYASTAVAADVATHHRPRLLAVSSEARHNEIGVQQVSAHIHPQLFPTATAPKPDAELVSLSKDHLARHELLGKTSDNALPIGFDLPTLHGASLDEHFYRLGMDSAEPFLSLSKKYARASPPPKPRQWVQRSGWTKYYEDGSSEAVAAPDADELTFDTEVMWHETSFPAMACAVSATHWYAWLSPWLLGESENDRHLIPLGDPNQPRIIIGHNISYDRARVAEEYSLEQSNNFFMDTMSLHVAVNGMCSRQRPTWMMHRKEREMQDKIAAADESVDLASLLDNRESFDEEEELWVGRSSVNSLRDVAKFHCGITIDKARREWFGELDRDGVVERLDELLDYCAADVEITHKVYKKVFPLFLETCPHPVSFAALRHMASEILPVNKSWEAYIANAEATYQKLSSGVTERLVDLADKALEHRTSSGVYEKDPWLCQLDWSGQEVRMVKGKKKGDPPRPAARQKKPGMPQWYRGLFARNDADIALTVRTRIAPILLRLAWDNNPLVWSDKYGWTFKVLHANAGKYHDQSMTMCNILEEEDFTLRDDLEHTYFKLPHKDGPDARCTSPLAKGYLKFFESGTLSSEYAYAKEALEMNASCSYWISARDRITSQMVVYENELPDAPSPESELGYILPQVIPMGTITRRAVENTWLTASNAKKDRVGSELKSIITAPPGYCFVGADVDSQELWIASLVGDASFKLHGGNAIGFMTLEGTKAAGTDLHSRTAKILGISRNDAKVFNYGRIYGAGLKFAQSLLRQFNPTLKEEDAKRIATNLYQETKGTSTTKKMLHERKFWRGGTESFVFNKLEEFAEQERPRTPVLGAGITQALMRRYISKGGFMTSRINWAIQSSGVDYLHLLIISMEYLCKRYNIDARLSLTVHDEIRYLAKNEDKYRCAMALQVANVWTRAMFSQQMGIDDLPQSCAYFSAVDIDHVLRKEVDMDCVTPSHPTAIPPGESLDILQILEKGDEAYLDPAEVPKTAPRPERFDYTYRQPVMEGLHNDNALPYLKAQIASTPAELNKIIKELKTPAPKNASPDDMGGNGSQGEGGALKLKRTSKTGGRKSKKSDDRNAGVPLRNVTQLAKLAPWAPEPVIHNRFTNWYDYTNKDHQLSRSWGNTAVDVGVPKRLPTMT, from the coding sequence ATGCGATCACGATGCCACCGGAATGTGGTGCATGCGCTCGAACGAACGCAGCAGACGTCCTTGCTCCGGCTGCGACCGCAACCCCTGAAGAAATGGTCGTGTGCACAGAAATGCTACGCGTCGACGGCCGTGGCTGCGGACGTGGCAACACACCATCGGCCACGGCTGTTGGCAGTCTCGTCAGAAGCCCGACACAACGAGATTGGCGTGCAGCAAGTCAGCGCACACATCCATCCGCAACTGTTCCCCACGGCGACCGCTCCCAAACCCGACGCCGAATTGGTCTCCTTGTCGAAAGATCATCTTGCACGGCATGAGCTGCTGGGAAAGACGAGTGACAATGCGTTGCCCATCGGCTTTGACTTGCCTACCTTGCATGGTGCCTCGCTGGACGAGCACTTCTACCGCTTAGGCATGGACAGTGCAGAACCATTCCTGAGTCTGTCGAAGAAGTATGCTCGAGCGTCGCCACCACCGAAACCGCGCCAATGGGTGCAGAGAAGTGGCTGGACGAAGTACTACGAAGATGGGAGCTCCGAAGCTGTAGCTGCGCCGGATGCTGATGAGTTGACATTCGATACCGAGGTGATGTGGCATGAGACTAGCTTCCCTGCTATGGCGTGCGCTGTCTCTGCGACTCACTGGTATGCTTGGCTATCGCCGTGGCTACTGGGAGAAAGTGAGAACGACAGACATTTGATACCTCTGGGTGACCCGAATCAGCCTCGCATCATCATTGGACACAACATCAGCTACGACAGAGCTCGTGTTGCCGAGGAATACAGCTTGGAGCAATCGAACAACTTCTTCATGGACACCATGAGCTTACATGTTGCCGTGAACGGTATGTGCAGTAGACAGCGCCCGACGTGGATGATGCACCGCAAGGAGCGTGAAATGCAGGATAAGATTGCTGCCGCGGACGAAAGTGTTGATCTCGCTTCGCTTCTGGACAACAGAGAAAGCTTCGATGAAGAAGAAGAGCTCTGGGTCGGCAGATCATCCGTAAACAGTCTGCGAGATGTTGCAAAGTTCCACTGCGGTATCACAATCGATAAAGCAAGACGAGAATGGTTTGGTGAATTGGATCGTGATGGTGTAGTCGAGCGACTGGACGAGTTGTTAGACTACTGTGCCGCTGATGTGGAGATCACACACAAAGTGTACAAGAAGGTCTTTCCGCTATTCCTGGAGACATGCCCTCATCCAGTCTCGTTCGCGGCGCTCAGACACATGGCATCGGAGATACTTCCTGTTAACAAAAGCTGGGAAGCGTACATCGCAAATGCGGAGGCAACATACCAGAAATTGTCAAGCGGTGTGACGGAGCGGTTGGTAGATCTCGCGGACAAGGCGCTCGAACATCGAACCAGTTCGGGCGTTTACGAGAAAGACCCCTGGTTGTGTCAGCTGGACTGGAGCGGCCAGGAGGTACGAATGGTGAAGGGCAAGAAGAAGGGCGATCCTCCTCGACCAGCTGCACGACAGAAGAAGCCTGGCATGCCGCAATGGTACAGAGGCTTGTTCGCAAGGAATGACGCCGATATTGCTCTCACTGTTCGAACTCGAATCGCACCTATACTGCTGAGGCTGGCTTGGGACAACAATCCACTGGTGTGGTCCGACAAGTACGGCTGGACTTTCAAAGTGCTGCATGCCAATGCAGGCAAGTACCATGATCAGTCGATGACCATGTGCAATATTCTGGAAGAAGAGGACTTTACCCTTCGCGACGATCTCGAGCATACCTACTTCAAGCTTCCACACAAAGATGGACCTGACGCCCGATGCACGTCGCCATTGGCAAAGGGCTACTTGAAGTTCTTTGAGAGTGGGACTCTTTCCTCCGAATACGCGTATGCAAAGGAAGCGCTGGAGATGAATGCATCGTGCTCGTACTGGATCAGCGCTCGCGACAGGATCACGTCACAAATGGTTGTATATGAGAACGAACTCCCTGATGCGCCATCACCTGAAAGCGAGCTTGGTTACATCTTGCCCCAGGTAATCCCGATGGGCACAATCACACGTCGAGCAGTGGAGAACACATGGCTTACAGCTTCCAACGCGAAAAAGGACAGGGTAGGGTCTGAGCTGAAGAGCATCATCACTGCTCCTCCCGGCTACTGTTTCGTTGGTGCAGACGTCGACAGTCAGGAGCTGTGGATTGCCTCCTTGGTTGGCGATGCCAGCTTCAAGCTGCACGGTGGCAACGCCATTGGCTTCATGACGCTCGAAGGGACGAAAGCTGCTGGTACAGATCTGCATTCGCGCACCGCCAAGATTCTAGGGATATCTCGCAACGATGCAAAAGTGTTCAACTATGGCAGAATCTATGGCGCAGGCCTGAAGTTTGCGCAGTCACTGCTACGCCAGTTCAATCCGACTCTCAAAGAAGAAGACGCCAAAAGGATCGCAACCAATTTGTACCAAGAGACCAAAGGCACATCTACCACGAAGAAGATGCTCCACGAACGCAAGTTCTGGCGCGGTGGTACCGAGAGCTTCGTCTTCAACAAGCTCGAAGAATTCGCTGAGCAAGAAAGACCCCGTACACCAGTCCTCGGAGCTGGGATCACACAGGCCCTCATGCGTCGTTACATCAGCAAGGGCGGCTTCATGACCAGTCGTATCAACTGGGCCATTCAGTCCTCTGGCGTTGACTACCTCCACCTACTGATCATTAGCATGGAGTATCTGTGCAAGAGGTATAACATCGACGCACGCCTGTCACTTACCGTGCACGATGAGATCCGCTACCTTGCCAAGAACGAAGACAAATACCGCTGCGCGATGGCGCTACAAGTCGCCAACGTTTGGACTCGAGCAATGTTCAGTCAACAAATGGGCATCGACGACCTACCACAGTCCTGCGCCTACTTCAGCGCCGTCGACATTGATCACGTTTTGCGCAAGGAAGTCGACATGGATTGCGTTACCCCATCACACCCTACCGCGATACCTCCTGGAGAGTCACTGGACATATTGCAGATCCTGGAAAAGGGCGATGAAGCGTATCTGGACCCTGCTGAGGTGCCCAAGACCGCTCCTCGACCAGAACGCTTCGACTACACCTACCGCCAGCCAGTGATGGAAGGCTTACACAACGACAATGCTCTTCCCTACCTCAAGGCACAGATCGCATCCACCCCAGCTGAGCTCAACAAGATCATCAAAGAGCTCAAGACGCCCGCGCCAAAGAACGCTTCGCCCGACGACATGGGTGGTAATGGAAGCCAAGGCGAGGGTGGTGCACTAAAACTTAAGCGCACCTCTAAGACTGGTGGTCGCAAGTCCAAGAAGTCCGATGACCGTAACGCAGGTGTTCCCCTTCGAAATGTTACGCAGTTGGCCAAATTGGCACCGTGGGCGCCCGAGCCTGTAATCCATAACAGGTTTACGAACTGGTACGATTATACCAACAAGGACCACCAGCTGTCCAGGAGCTGGGGCAATACTGCTGTTGATGTTGGGGTCCCAAAACGATTGCCTACTATGACTTGA
- a CDS encoding Fructose-bisphosphate aldolase: MAQSVLKQKSGVIYGDDVKNLFKYAQEKNFAIPAINVTSSSTVVASLEAARDAKAPLILQFSQGGAAYFAGKGVDNKDQSASIQGSIAAAHYVRAIAPAYGIPVVLHTDHCAKKLLPWLDGMLDADEKEFKASGTPLFSSHMIDLSEEPVKENIETTAQYLKRAAPMKQWLEMEIGITGGEEDGVNNESVDNNSLYTQPEDIYDIYKALSPISPYFSIAAGFGNVHGVYKPGNVKLRPELLQKHQKYVQEKEGTKDEKPVFLVFHGGSGSSKQDYLDAISYGVCKVNLDTDLQYAYTEGIRDYMINKKEYVNSQVGNPDGDDKPNKKYYDPRVWVREGEKTMSKRIAVALQDFNTANQL; encoded by the exons ATGGCACAGAGCGTCCTCAAGCAGAAGAGCGGCGTCATCTACGGCGACGACGTCAAGAACCTGTTCAAGTACGCACAGGAGAAGAACTTCGCTATTCCAGCAATCAACGTCACATCCTCTTCCACGGTCGTAGCTTCCCTCGAAGCTGCCCGTGACGCCAAGGCACCACTTATCCTCCAGTTCTCTCAAGGTGGTGCAGCCTACTTCGCCGGAAAGGGCGTCGACAACAAG GACCAGTCTGCCTCCATCCAGGGCTCCATCGCCGCAGCACACTATGTCCGCGCCATTGCACCCGCATACGGCATTCCGGTCGTGCTCCACACCGACCACTGCGCAAAGAAGCTCCTCCCATGGCTCGATGGCATGCTCGATGCTGATGAGAAGGAGTTCAAGGCCTCCGGCACCCCACTCTTCTCCTCGCACATGATCGATCTTTCCGAGGAGCCAGTCAAGGAGAACATCGAGACCACCGCCCAGTACCTCAAGCGCGCTGCACCAATGAAGCAGTGGCTCGAGATGGAGATCGGTATCACCGGTGGTGAGGAGGACGGTGTCAACAACGAGTCCGTCGACAACAACTCTCTCTACACACAGCCAGAGGACATTTACGACATCTACAAGGCTCTCTCGCCAATTTCGCCATACTTCTCGATCGCCGCCGGTTTCGGTAACGTGCACGGTGTCTACAAGCCAGGCAATGTCAAGCTTAGGCCAGAGCTCCTCCAGAAGCACCAGAAGTACGTCCAGGAGAAGGAGGGCACCAAGGATGAGAAGCCAGTCTTCCTTGTCTTCCACGGTGGCTCCGGCTCCAGCAAGCAGGACTACCTTGACGCCATCAGCTACGGTGTCTGCAAGGTCAACCTCGACACCGACCTCCAGTACGCCTACACCGAGGGCATCCGCGACTACATGATCAACAAGAAGGAATACGTCAACTCGCAAGTTGGCAACCCAGATGGCGATGACAAGCCAAACAAGAA GTACTACGACCCAAGAGTGTGGGTTCGCGAGGGAGAGAAGACCATGTCGAAGCGTATTGCTGTCGCGCTCCAGGACTTCAACACTGCTAACCAGCTGTAA
- a CDS encoding Ubiquitin-conjugating enzyme E2 J1, with protein sequence MSTRSPTIKRILKEASELANSPSTDYHAAPLENDLFEWHFTLKGAPAPSPFEGGIYHGRIVLPPAYPLKPPSFRFLTPTGRFEVNREICLSISGHHEETWQPAWGIRTALVAIRSFMDTEAKGQLGGMDASDEVRRRFAAQSKAGKCAACGKTNEDIMKEQEAAVKESGAEEKIDVVPEELRLAYREDLSKRDATAKGEGSSPATRASEVPPAAVPALISPPSADARPASGPAPVPPATAAVVQQQQHPARRRDDGIPAWIDKAIYGVVAALVFLLWKKYL encoded by the coding sequence ATGTCAACCAGATCCCCAACCATCAAGCGCATCCTCAAAGAAGCATCCGAACTCGCCAACTCACCCTCCACAGACTACCACGCGGCACCACTAGAAAACGACCTCTTCGAATGGCACTTCACCCTCAAGGGAGCACCCGCTCCTTCTCCCTTCGAAGGCGGCATCTACCACGGCCGCATAGTCCTCCCGCCAGCATATCCACTCAAACCACCATCATTCCGGTTCCTCACGCCAACCGGCCGCTTTGAAGTCAATCGAGAGATATGCCTCTCAATCAGCGGGCATCACGAAGAGACATGGCAGCCGGCGTGGGGCATTAGGACGGCACTGGTCGCGATTCGCAGCTTCATGGACACAGAAGCCAAGGGTCAGCTGGGAGGCATGGATGCCAGTGACGAGGTTCGGAGGAGGTTCGCGGCGCAAAGCAAGGCGGGAAAGTGTGCTGCATGTGGGAAGACGAATGAGGACATCATGAAGGAGCAGGAAGCGGCAGTCAAGGAGAGTGGTGCTGAGGAGAAGATAGATGTGGTGCCGGAGGAGTTGAGGTTGGCGTATCGGGAGGATCTGAGTAAGCGAGACGCGACAGCGAAGGGCGAGGGATCAAGCCCGGCGACGAGAGCTTCTGAGGTGCCCCCTGCAGCCGTTCCTGCACTCATATCACCTCCATCAGCCGACGCGAGACCTGCCTCAGGACCAGCGCCTGTACCGCCTGCTACCGCTGCTGTAGTACAACAGCAACAACATCCAGCTCGTCGACGGGACGATGGAATTCCTGCTTGGATCGACAAGGCGATTTATGGTGTCGTTGCTGCGCTAGTCTTTCTGCTTTGGAAGAAGTACCTCTAG
- a CDS encoding Transcription factor atf21, whose product MANLQQQQQSPMFQSHHRDCTAQHQSLPDSAFDPQSGFMFDDSNDDELRNMQQNIASLNVLAEQNGQHFPGMHGVNGPNMHAQGTAMGDQYGANFVDPFVFDQDVSPDSSSWPASMNMHPQSKQGDIASRRSTSVAHQHGQITPPDDNTPKGFALPSKPLRVVPPSSAAAVAKSERARNAANQRHAKAKKARKDSGRAVESPKDEEEDGFEDKRERYREKNRLAAAKCRQKKKINTEDLEESARMATAENNKLRAEERELRDLFSNLRNQALAHDPSKGCNCKAIHNYNMLKAAETARGAMSGVHMRAIASPSMRSLDSASPVSMGGTSSRTHSFSGPQHPKHSRAQSLAGMGGSRHSVGDHNQSAFRQPPIAQSTQSGPGASQVGDQFSQFMRRSSDSHQLGFQR is encoded by the exons ATGGCGAACCTCCAACAACAACAGCAATCACCAATGTTCCAATCGCATCATCGTGATTGCACCGCACAGCACCAGTCGCTTCCAGACTCCGCATTCGACCCTCAATCCGGCTTCATGTTCGACGACAGCAACGATGACGAGCTCCGCAATATGCAGCAGAACATTGCCTCGCTGAATGTGCTCGCGGAGCAGAATGGCCAGCACTTTCCAGGCATGCACGGCGTAAA TGGCCCAAACATGCATGCACAAGGCACCGCGATGGGTGATCAGTACGGCGCCAACTTTGTAGATCCGTTTGTTTTTGACCAAGATGTTTCGCCGGACTCATCGTCGTGGCCGGCGAGTATGAACATGCACCCGCAGTCCAAGCAAGGCGACATCGCCAGCCGCCGTAGCACCAGTGTCGCCCATCAACATGGCCAGATAACACCGCCCGACGACAACACACCCAAAGGCTTCGCATTGCCCTCCAAACCACTTCGTGTCGTGCCACCATCTTCTGCTGCTGCAGTCGCGAAATCGGAGAGAGCTCGTAACGCGGCCAATCAGAGACACGCCAAAGCCAAGAAGGCGCGAAAGGACAGTGGTCGCGCGGTCGAGAGTCCAAAAGATGAGGAGGAAGACGGGTTCGAGGATAAGCGGGAGCGGTATCGCGAGAAGAATCGGCTGGCGGCGGCCAAGTGTCGACAAAAGAAGAAGATTAACACCGAAGATCTAGAAGAGTCAGCTAGAATGGCTACAGCAGAAAACAACAAGCTGAGAGCCGAGGAGAGAGAGCTTCGTGACTTGTTCTCGAACCTGCGTAACCAGGCACTGGCACACGACCCCAGTAAAGGGTGCAACTGCAAAGCAATCCACAACTACAACATGCTCAAAGCAGCGGAAACTGCTCGAGGCGCGATGAGTGGAGTTCACATGAGAGCGATTGCATCGCCTTCAATGCGAAGCTTGGATTCGGCATCTCCAGTGTCCATGGGAGGAACATCATCGAGGACGCACTCATTTTCTGGCCCACAGCACCCGAAGCACTCTCGGGCGCAATCTTTGGCCGGTATGGGTGGAAGTCGTCACTCGGTGGGTGACCACAACCAGTCCGCGTTTCGACAGCCTCCGATAGCACAGTCGACGCAGTCTGGTCCAGGAGCCTCACAAGTTGGCGACCAGTTTTCACAGTTCATGCGGAGATCTTCTGACAGCCACCAGCTCGGCTTTCAACGATAG
- a CDS encoding DNA polymerase alpha subunit B, giving the protein MADVEKAINQFFAPPDAPLPQDVVTELLHIIQLMSLTPEDLYYKWDSYVIQMGAETTKLDYKTVRDFKKTLQDALERDSRKVHTSHAAAKRTTATPRGGTAGGDVFGMLDGMVSSAPASRINAAKRKSTNFDTPSSKAVRSGLNSSPADNKTPAAVAARNVPTVAFQDRKNAGDIVESINSHLPTATPSEIPPAEARVKLKAAIDLPKFAYKPMAMKLSEASEILDDRIDSFMDQVQKHYELPDTAFGNPAAQSTAEIVTVGRIACDTPTGKLNAASMVLETSRRMGAGMRVPLKMGGLGFDFFPGKIVALKGTNVSGEFFAATEVFSMPMLPPAASRTEDIALHNDRSTGADGEPRPLSMLVGSGPYTTDTDLSFAPLYALLEKAESDRSDVLVLTGPFLDLEHPVVASGDFEPHLPSDAKIQPDQATILDVFRILISQPLQKLAQAVPTITIVMVPSMRDAISKHVSWPQDRVPKPQLALPRQVQFVANPMALSMNEMLVGMSSQDVLSELRRENVYQAEKGQAFNDDLLGRLSNHVLEQSHFFPVFPPAAREDLPKPTAIPDETPAPGGEERVAMGANIDLTYYKLGEFWQAKPDMLILPSVLNPFAKVINGVLCINPGTLSKKRGAGTYAAVSVQPRILSDEERESGEVAGHNLYDRARVDITRI; this is encoded by the exons ATGGCGGACGTCGAGAAAGCAATCAACCAGTTCTTTGCTCCCCCAGATGCGCCTCTTCCCCAAGATGTCGTCACCGAACTCTTGCACATCATACAGCTAATGTCCTTGACACCGGAGGACCTCTACTACAAATGGGACAGCTATGTCATACAGATGGGCGCAGAGACGACCAAACTCGACTACAAGACTGTGCGAGACTTCAAGAAGACATTGCAAGATGCCTTGGAGCGCGACTCGAGGAAGGTGCACACGAGCCATGCAGCTGCTAAGAGAACAACAGCCACACCAAGAGGAGGCACAGCTGGAGGAGATGTGTTTGGTATGCTTGATGGCATGGTGTCTTCAGCTCCTGCCTCACGGATAAATGCTGCGAAGAGGAAATCCACCAACTTCGACACGCCGTCCTCGAAAGCCGTGCGAAGCGGCTTGAACAGCTCGCCAGCAGACAACAAAACACCGGCAGCGGTGGCAGCAAGAAATGTTCCTACTGTTGCATTTCAGGATCGCAAGAATGCTGGTGATATCGTGGAATCGATCAACTCACACCTTCCAACTGCTACACCATCAGAAATTCCTCCCGCAGAAGCACGAGTAAAGCTGAAGGCAGCCATAGACTTGCCAAAATTTGCATACAAGCCGATGGCCATGAAACTGTCTGAAGCGTCGGAAATCCTGGACGACCGGATTGATAGCTTCATGGATCAAGTGCAGAAGCATTATGAACTACCGGATACAGCGTTTGGGAACCCAGCAGCACAATCCACGGCCGAGATCGTCACGGTGGGCAGAATAGCGTGCGATACACCGACTGGCAAGCTTAATGCGGCCAGCATGGTGTTGGAAACGAGTAGACGGATGGGCGCGGGCATGCGGGTGCCCTTGAAGATGGGAGGTCTCGGATTTGACTTCTTTCCTGGCAAGATCGTGGCTCTGAAAGGGACCAATGTCAGCGGGGAGTTCTTCGCAGCGACGGAAGTGTTTTCAATGCCGATGCTTCCACCAGCGGCGTCACGGACGGAGGACATTGCATTGCACAACGATCGTTCGACTGGAGCGGACGGTGAGCCGAGACCTTTGAGCATGCTGGTTGGCAGTGGACCATACACAACCGACACCGACCTTTCTTTCGCACCCCTATACGCACTGTTGGAAAAAGCAGAGTCCGACCGATCGGATGTGCTCGTATTGACAGGACCGTTCCTGGACCTCGAGCATCCCGTTGTAGCTTCTGGTGACTTCGAACCACATCTGCCGTCGGATGCAAAGATACAACCAGACCAAGCCACAATCCTCGATGTGTTCAGAATACTCATCAGTCAACCGCTCCAAAAGCTTGCGCAAGCAGTGCCCACCATAACAATCGTGATGGTCCCTTCCATGCGAGATGCCATCAGCAAGCACGTCTCCTGGCCACAAGATCGTGTTCCCAAGCCTCAGCTTGCCTTACCGCGGCAGGTACAGTTTGTTGCGAACCCTATGGCGCTCTCAATGAATGAGATGCTCGTTGGCATGTCCTCGCAGGACGTGCTCTCGGAGCTGAGACGCGAGAATGTCTACCAGGCAGAGAAAGGACAGGCATTTAATGATGACCTTCTAGGGAGACTCTCAAATCATGTGCTCGAACAGAGCCACTTCTTCCCAGTGTTCCCGCCAGCAGCACGCGAAGACCTGCCAAAGCCCACAGCTATACCCGATGAAACGCCTGCGCCGGGTGGCGAGGAACGAGTGGCGATGGGTGCCAATATTGATTTGACGTACTACAAGCTCGGCGAGTTCTGGCAGGCCAAACCAGACATGCTTATACTGCCCTCAGTGTTGAACCCTTTTGCAAAG GTGATCAACGGAGTACTGTGCATCAATCCTGGCACGCTCAGCAAGAAGCGAGGCGCTGGCACTTACGCGGCTGTGAGCGTGCAACCCCGAATACTCTCGGACGAAGAACGCGAGTCTGGCGAGGTCGCTGGCCATAATCTGTACGATCGCGCGCGTGTGGACATTACCCGGATATGA